The Nostoc sp. 'Lobaria pulmonaria (5183) cyanobiont' genome window below encodes:
- the rpoB gene encoding DNA-directed RNA polymerase subunit beta, which translates to MTKETYMEPAFLLPDLIEIQRSSFRWFLEEGLIEELNSFSPITDYTGKLELHFLGHNYKLKEPKYSVEEAKRRDSTYAVQMYVPTRLINKETGEIKEQEVFIGDLPLMTDRGTFIINGAERVIVNQIVRSPGVYYKSEIDKNGRRTYSASLIPNRGAWLKFETDRNDLVWVRIDKTRKLSAQVLLKALGLSDNEIFDALRHPEYFQKTIEKEGQFSEEEALMELYRKLRPGEPPTVLGGQQLLDSRFFDPKRYDLGRVGRYKLNKKLRLSVPDTMRVLTAGDILAAVDYLINLEYDIGNIDDIDHLGNRRVRSVGELLQNQVRVGLNRLERIIRERMTVSDAEVLTPASLVNPKPLVAAIKEFFGSSQLSQFMDQTNPLAELTHKRRLSALGPGGLTRERAGFAVRDIHPSHYGRICPIETPEGPNAGLIGSLATHARVNLYGFLETPFRPVENGRVRFDLPPAYMTADEEDDLRVAPGDIPVDETGHIIGPQVPVRYRQEFSTTTPEQVDYVAVSPVQIVSVATSMIPFLEHDDANRALMGSNMQRQAVPLLKPERPLVGTGLEAQGARDSGMVVVSRTDGDVTYVDATEIRVRPKPNTSEIKYTLSKYQRSNQDTCLNQKPLVRIGERVVAGQVLADGSSTEGGELALGQNIVVAYMPWEGYNYEDAILISERLVQDDVYTSIHIEKYEIEARQTKLGPEEITREIPNVGEDALRQLDEQGIIRIGAWVEAGDILVGKVTPKGESDQPPEEKLLRAIFGEKARDVRDNSLRVPNGEKGRVVDVRLFTREQGDELPPGANMVVRVYVAQKRKIQVGDKMAGRHGNKGIISRILPAEDMPYLPDGSPVDIVLNPLGVPSRMNVGQVFECLLGWAGQTLGVRFKITPFDEMYGEESSRRIVHGKLQEARDETGKDWVYNPDNPGKIMVYDGRTGEPFDRAITIGVAYMLKLVHLVDDKIHARSTGPYSLVTQQPLGGKAQQGGQRFGEMEVWALEAFGAAYTLQELLTVKSDDMQGRNEALNAIVKGKAIPRPGTPESFKVLMRELQSLGLDIAVHKVETQADGSSLDVEVDLMADQSARRTPPRPTYESLSRESLDDDE; encoded by the coding sequence ATGACTAAAGAAACATATATGGAACCCGCCTTTCTGTTACCCGACTTGATTGAAATCCAGCGATCAAGCTTTCGCTGGTTTTTAGAAGAAGGGCTGATAGAAGAACTTAACTCCTTTAGTCCTATTACAGATTATACGGGTAAATTAGAACTGCACTTTTTGGGTCATAACTACAAACTCAAGGAGCCAAAGTACAGTGTCGAAGAAGCTAAACGGCGCGATAGTACTTATGCTGTCCAAATGTATGTTCCCACACGTCTAATTAACAAAGAAACCGGGGAAATCAAAGAGCAAGAGGTATTCATTGGGGATTTGCCTTTGATGACTGATCGCGGCACGTTTATTATTAACGGAGCCGAGCGGGTAATTGTCAATCAAATAGTGCGATCGCCAGGAGTCTACTACAAATCAGAAATCGACAAAAACGGGCGACGTACTTATTCAGCTAGCTTAATTCCCAACCGGGGAGCATGGCTGAAATTTGAAACAGACCGTAACGATTTGGTGTGGGTACGCATCGACAAAACCCGTAAACTCTCAGCGCAAGTACTACTAAAAGCTTTAGGGTTATCAGACAACGAGATATTTGACGCTTTACGCCACCCCGAATATTTCCAAAAAACAATCGAAAAAGAAGGGCAATTTTCTGAAGAAGAAGCCCTGATGGAGTTATATCGCAAACTGCGGCCTGGTGAACCACCCACAGTATTAGGTGGACAACAACTCCTAGACTCCCGATTCTTTGACCCGAAACGTTATGACCTTGGTCGGGTTGGACGCTACAAACTCAACAAGAAATTGCGCCTTTCTGTCCCCGACACCATGCGGGTCTTGACTGCTGGCGATATTTTGGCAGCCGTAGATTACCTGATCAACCTAGAATATGACATTGGTAATATCGATGACATCGACCACTTAGGCAACCGCCGGGTGAGAAGCGTCGGTGAATTGCTGCAAAACCAAGTGCGGGTGGGCTTAAACCGTTTAGAGAGAATTATTCGGGAACGGATGACCGTATCCGATGCTGAAGTACTAACCCCCGCTTCCTTGGTGAACCCCAAACCACTGGTAGCAGCAATTAAAGAATTCTTTGGTTCTAGCCAGTTAAGTCAGTTCATGGATCAAACCAATCCCCTGGCAGAACTGACCCACAAACGCCGACTGAGTGCCCTTGGCCCTGGTGGTTTAACCCGCGAACGCGCTGGGTTTGCTGTACGGGATATTCATCCTAGTCACTATGGACGGATTTGCCCCATTGAGACACCAGAAGGCCCCAACGCCGGATTGATTGGCTCCTTAGCAACCCATGCGCGGGTTAACCTGTACGGATTCTTAGAAACTCCATTTAGACCTGTGGAAAATGGGCGAGTCAGATTTGATCTGCCTCCAGCCTACATGACAGCCGATGAAGAAGATGATCTACGGGTTGCTCCTGGAGATATTCCTGTAGATGAAACTGGGCACATTATTGGGCCCCAAGTGCCAGTGCGTTATCGCCAAGAATTTTCTACCACAACACCAGAACAGGTGGACTACGTAGCAGTATCTCCTGTACAGATTGTATCGGTAGCAACCAGCATGATTCCCTTCTTGGAGCATGATGACGCTAACCGAGCGCTGATGGGATCGAACATGCAACGGCAAGCAGTACCCCTGCTCAAGCCAGAACGTCCTTTGGTGGGTACTGGTTTGGAAGCACAAGGAGCCAGAGACTCCGGGATGGTGGTTGTATCGCGTACCGATGGCGATGTCACTTATGTGGATGCCACGGAAATTCGTGTGCGTCCTAAACCTAACACTTCAGAAATTAAATACACCCTTTCCAAGTACCAACGTTCTAACCAAGACACTTGTTTAAATCAGAAACCTCTCGTCCGTATTGGTGAGCGAGTTGTTGCTGGTCAGGTGCTGGCTGATGGCTCCTCAACCGAAGGCGGTGAATTGGCGCTAGGACAAAATATCGTCGTTGCCTACATGCCTTGGGAAGGCTACAACTACGAAGACGCGATTTTAATCTCTGAAAGACTGGTGCAGGATGATGTCTACACCTCAATTCACATTGAAAAATATGAAATTGAAGCTAGACAAACAAAACTGGGACCAGAAGAAATTACCAGAGAAATTCCCAACGTCGGGGAAGATGCCTTGCGCCAGTTGGATGAACAGGGAATCATCCGCATTGGGGCATGGGTAGAAGCTGGGGATATCTTGGTGGGTAAGGTAACACCTAAAGGTGAATCTGACCAACCGCCAGAAGAAAAACTATTGCGGGCGATTTTCGGTGAAAAAGCGCGGGATGTGCGGGACAATTCCTTGCGAGTCCCCAACGGTGAAAAAGGTCGCGTAGTTGATGTGCGCTTGTTTACTCGTGAACAAGGCGATGAACTACCACCGGGAGCCAATATGGTAGTCCGGGTCTACGTTGCCCAAAAACGCAAAATCCAAGTTGGCGACAAAATGGCAGGACGGCACGGTAATAAAGGGATTATTTCTCGGATATTACCAGCAGAAGATATGCCTTATTTGCCCGATGGTTCACCAGTGGACATTGTACTTAACCCCTTGGGTGTACCCAGTCGGATGAACGTCGGACAAGTATTTGAATGCCTCTTGGGTTGGGCTGGTCAGACCTTGGGAGTACGATTTAAGATTACTCCCTTTGATGAAATGTACGGTGAAGAGTCATCCCGCCGAATCGTGCATGGCAAATTGCAAGAAGCACGTGATGAAACAGGCAAAGACTGGGTATATAACCCAGATAACCCTGGCAAAATCATGGTGTATGACGGTCGTACAGGTGAACCCTTTGACCGAGCAATTACCATCGGTGTGGCTTATATGCTGAAGCTGGTACATTTGGTGGATGATAAAATCCACGCCCGTTCTACAGGTCCATACTCACTGGTGACTCAGCAACCCTTGGGTGGTAAAGCACAACAAGGTGGTCAACGGTTTGGAGAAATGGAAGTGTGGGCATTGGAAGCCTTTGGTGCAGCTTACACCTTACAGGAATTGCTCACAGTTAAATCTGACGATATGCAAGGACGGAATGAAGCGTTAAATGCGATCGTTAAAGGTAAGGCAATTCCTAGACCTGGAACTCCAGAATCCTTTAAGGTGCTAATGCGCGAGTTGCAATCATTGGGGTTAGATATTGCTGTACACAAGGTAGAAACCCAAGCAGACGGCAGTTCCCTAGATGTGGAAGTCGATTTGATGGCAGACCAATCAGCCCGTCGCACACCTCCTCGACCTACTTATGAATCTCTTTCCCGCGAATCGCTGGATGATGACGAATAG